In Procambarus clarkii isolate CNS0578487 chromosome 38, FALCON_Pclarkii_2.0, whole genome shotgun sequence, the genomic window tgtcctttatcttacctttaccttacgtgttaatttgtcccttaccttaagttaattaactccttttcagctaatagaacagtcctacaaaagccgtctccagtgaagactacacttcacaatacaccttcaacgccatcagtatttcctcatgaaggtaataagttaatttttaaaatgtgtatttcatgttgacccccacctctctcatgtTAGTTCAAACTATATTAAAGTCTTTAAAATATTATTTGGTTAACGAATGTTTGAAATAAACATAACTACTTTTCAGCTAATAGAACAGTCCTACAAAAGCAGTCTCCAGTGAAGACTACACTTCACAATACACCGTTGACGCCATCAGTATTTCTTCATGAaggtaataagtaattatttaaaatatatatcatgttgacccactctctcatgttgaccctcattctctctctcatgttgacctcccTTTTCTCACGTTGAAATTTGTTTTGTTAATTATGTTCTGTCACCTCTTCttattctgtgtgtatgtgtctgtctgtctctgtatgtctctctatctttctttttctttatttctttctttcttttcttttttcttctcttctcatgttggccctcctctctctcatgataacccccccccccctctctgatgttggctcaccctctttctgatgttgggtagtttaaatgtgatgtagacatatagtataacttataatattagtatgcagtagtaaaagctcatgaaatttgttgattatacagtacagtagttatATTTTAATAGCTAAATCTTGCAATCTTAAAGACAATGAGCTGGTCACGCCAAGTACTTCAGTCGTTAGGACTCCAAGGTCAAGGAATTTATTCGACCCAAAGTCACCAGACAAGAACGATGGGAGTTTGAAAGAAATGATGCAGAATATGAGTAAGTTTTgaaagtttaattaatttattatgtagCCTATAACCTATATGTACCCTATGGGTGATAGGCATAAGTTTCATGTTGAAGTAGACTGCAAACTGAGCAGGTTAGATTGCTGAATTTGCTTCCAATTATATAAGCAGTTTCATAATTACTAAGAAATTATCCCATTATCTATCACATCAGTCATAGCCTACTTTTTGGGTGCTTTCTCAGTGTCAGTTATTTTAAAATATACTTTATAATGCTTTTATTTTAAATGTACATTCAAGATATGTAATATAATAGCATGTACactttctatatactgtataaatttccaggtaacatgttgcaggccatatacactgaagtgaatgaactgaaaagtgatgtgaaGATATTGAAAGCAACTTTGACTACAAAAGAAACAGACAAGATCATAGAAGATCTAATACCAAATCCTATTGCTGCAGAAGGTGATCTTAATGTTCTCAATAGGAAGTTAGCGGAAtcgagtttcagaacaaaatttgtaagtggtattttaacagtaatgtttccttcaatttttcatcttaaatattacagatatttgctaattttctaattaaatttttttgatagttcatgcagaaaagataaaattgctaaataataagaataatgatataatcttgtttatataggataggataaaatataacacttacgtatttgtaaattatgtaatattaacacagagtctttcacactctcctgagtgctttctcaaggtcttgagtgtatggttaggatgaggcttacatttcaacgactatatttctcttgctaattttgttagtcgttgagatgtatctcttcataacacacacacttatctgcttgatgggggtctgggagttcttctactccccaagcccggcccgaggctaggcttgacttgagaactttggtctagtgcttggtgattgtggggattatcatagaggattacatgctgttatggaaacagtcaactagagggttattttgtagacccaggtcaatattgaaatcacctcctagaatgatgtgatttttgttgagatgttatttatgataagatgccTTATCATaagttatgatatatatatatatatatatatatatatatatatatatatatatatatatatatatatatatatatatatatatatatatatatatatatatatatatatgtgtgtgtgtttcattgaatatgaccgcatattctgtatttattattttctggtttagggcttctatccctctaactattttcttagcatcagggcttaattgaaataggagttctccaaaactcattttcgtacttttaaggtgaagaaaagaagtgatttactatagagtgtattacacttatttatataatttgcacgacgtttcgaacctccatggttcattctcaagtgaacagatcttgcaATActagtttcacctcacatttatcccttatgtatccccccatgttttcaccttcattgtattatcacctgacccagtgcgggtataaaatcaactagtattgtaagatctgttcacttgagaatgaaccatggaggtttgaaacgttgtgcaaattatataaataagtgtaatacactctatagtaaatcacttcttttcttcaccttaaaagtacgaaaatgagttttggagaactcctatttcaattaagccctgatgctaagaaaatagttagagggatagaagccctaaaccagaaaataataaatacagaatatgcggtcatattcaatgaaacatgtttgaaagaaaacctgctgccagtatacaccaatatatatatatatatatatatatatatatatatatatatatatatatatatatatatatatatatatatatatatatatatatatatatatatatatatatatatatagatatatatatagatatatatatagatatatatatatagatatatatatatatatatatatatatatatatatatatatatatatatatatatatatatatatatatatatatatatatatatatatataatatatgtatacatacacatacatacacatacatacatacatacatacatacatacatacatacatacatacatacatacatacatacatacatacatacatacatacatatatcaaaattactagtgtactacatttttgttgttgcttttaggtgttgcttttaaccagtgtacgtgggtctgattgtgcaactacAGTTCGAAGAATGATGAAGAAGATAGGAACAAACGGCCTTTGGTCATTATACAGCCTAAAAGGACAAAAGAAGAAATTAGCATTTCtagaaaaacaagaactatataatgttattttaagtaagtaacaaaaaaattaaataatttttttttatttaaaattcactaaaaaattaaaattttaagttcaaattaagtgtacattaagtataaatgattatatttctatcacttgctcttaagattgtttcatttaatagaggttggtcataattgttctctgctgctagtactgtagaactgactgacttagctatgggaaaatgtaaacttaattggtttatcctttacagtattttgcagtttatttcatgatcctgtggttattacttgcataaatagtagattgcaaaatgcatttttatatcattagtattaaataataataataatgtaaataattgaCTTTTAAACAACGTACAATTCATTGGTCGGTGAGATTATATTAGTAatatttttcattcttgcaaagcctcaataaagccgttaacatgttaatataaacttgatcaccttccactttttttctcatgtgctacctacatgtacgaaaccttattcctaaatgcatatcttgttctgaaacttgtcttttatatgttgtgtatcaccatctctggagagttttatctgatgtgtaaattacttttaattttacagaatattattgttatacagaatttgttatataaataactgttaattttacagaatcatctatcaacgcacatccgcaAGTTAAGGTGGAAGACGTGACCTTTCAAATTTCTGAAGTACTTAAACATgctccaaacaggcctggtggatctaggtacaaggtaaaataatttaaattttttttgttttcactaattatctgtttatatatatatatatatatatatatatatatatatatatatatatatatatatatatatatatatatatatatatatatatatatatatatatatatatcgtacctagtagccagaacacacttctcagcctacaatgcaaggcctgatttgcctaataagccaagttttcatgaaataattgtttttcgattacctaacctacctaacctaacctaactttttcggctatctaacgcaacctaacctataaagataggttaggttaggtagggttggttaggttcggtcatatatctacgttaattttacctccaataaaaaaaattgacctcatatataatgaaatgggtagctttatcttttcataagaaaaaaattagagaaaatatattaattcatgaaaacttggcttattaggcaaatcgggccttgcatagtaggctgagaagtgcattctggctactaagtacgacatatatatatatatatatatatatatatatatatatatatatatatatatatatatatatatatatatatatatatatatataaatatatatatatatatatatatatatatatatatatatatatatatatatatatatatatatatagatagatatatagatagatagatagatagtcagtgtcagaccacggaggaaaattgaaacaagaatttttccgatgcaggaaccacacacaggcccaaacatggataatcatagcataaaaatagtagatatttacaatgaattagtgagacaaatgtgttccaatgatcctacttaaatcgccctttaattgatctattaaaaatggatctaagttatataaaccgctgctaatgttcaatttactttcttttgtgatctgtatcaaagcagatccaattatgtttctgttataagtacttttacaattcattattgaagaagccatctcccaatctatgtttgggcctgtgtgtggttgctgcatcggatgggccaataggccctctgcagtgtccacgtattgtacctcgcctcactccaccattctctcctgcctatttatgtccagttctCGACCTGTAAATCCACTCGTTCTGAAGATGTCCTAATGTCCGAAGATGTCCTAATGTCTTAACAGCAAGTGTttctgtcaaattccttaaggaaatatctgagttccccattatgacctctccacaaatcaggtttttcaactgcttcaagctcattttcttccagattataatgcattgcatactttagtcccaaaaagacatggtcacttttacccaagggagggaggtactgaatgataaatctctcctctttcctggtaaatataatatccagcatggagggaacatccccttccctcatatatatatatatatatatacatgcaattgacgatcacaaaacactgatcattttatgcggaaaatccacagagaaatatgaaatgaggtgaacgtttcggctttgttaaagcctttgtcaacaccagactcaatcagtctggtgttgacaaaggctttaacaaagccgaaacgttcacctcatttcatatttctctgtggattttccgcatatatatacatatatatatatatacatatatacatatatacatatatatatatatatacatatatacatatatacatatatatatatatatatatatatatatatatatatatatatatatatatatatatatatatatatatatatatatatatatatatatatatatatatttgtgtgtgtgtaatttatataaacaaataaatattaattaattttgttaatatcttttcagggaaaacttgtaagtacgattcgtatacaagaggggcaacaagaggcagaggatgtctactaagaaaattcacaattaagtgtttatcctcactcttgatatatggtcttctctggtctctttattttctctcctcacaaatgtcccttttttttaatttcttttacgtttctctcctgtttttcttgtctctttttatctctcctttcctcctctcttctaacacctctcgttttctgtctcttctagcttctttcttcctttactttttacatttgtggaattcacttgcgtcgtttttatcttgtatctttttcttgtctttctcttccccttctcttcaatgttctctcatttctctctcccctctctgttgtttctattctgtcttctctccccttgccttaattttgttctgtctcctctcttcttgcatggtgctaacatttgaataaatgatttacaatttgtatttttagtcatagaaaaactatagtgttatgttatatagtatatagtgtatactcaggaaattttacttgttttagttttaagtaacaataactgcttgtgacgtcagactgatctcagcatgacatgaatcacagcctgcttgacgatgaattgtttgaaggtgcttaattgtcaagttttcttgaataatatatattttttctctcttttttctttctatctttctttttctttctttctctttgttttctttctctctttctttctttttctctttctttctctttctttttctctttctttttctatttctttctttctctgaaagaaagaaaaatctttcactttctacatgaatattatacttaactgtgtttacattcacttgtagatttatatttttagttaattagtcctaaactttaagattttactttataatttgaataaatgatttataatttgtatttttagtcatagaaaaactatagtgttatgttatatagtatatagtgtatactcaggaaattttacttgttttagttttaagtaacaataactgcttgtgacgtcagactgatctcagcatgacatgaatcacagcctgcttgatcatgaattgtttgaaggtgcttaattgtcaagttctcttgaataatatacATTTTGtctctttcttttttctttctatctttctttttctttctctttttctttttctttctttctctttctttctcttgttttctttctctttctttttctctttctttctctgaaagaaagaaatcctctctttctctttctacatgaatattatacttgactgtgtttacattcacttgtagatttttatttttagttaattagtcctaaacttttgatttatagatttttatttttagtcatagaaaaactataatgttatatgtatactcgggaaattttacttgttttagttttaagtaacaataactgcttgtaatgtcagactgatctcagcatgacatgaatcacaggctgcttgatcacaaaatctattgtgttcacatattgcatatataaatttttatagatttttagatttttacttttatattctgttatagatatagtctatatttcgagctattacatatattttgttgtattactcaatcttaaataaatataatattttaattctctttttgtaccctatttatttgtaatttacacgtacatatataggatgtccatttctttctcagatatgtcttctttctttctctccctttctatttcagatataatttaaaaaattattataccctgatttaccctaaacgtttttttgtaggtaattaaaatattataaaaaggtttttttaaatgttatttatttacgttctaaggtcatatataaaaattctcaaaaaacatttttaaaacgtaattataaacgtgctgaaaacaatgaaatgttgtttttagaatgttttaaaaacgtgaaaatgtttgctgggttgaCACTCAGACTAAACTCATTTACGCCTCTTAAGGCAGTTTCTTAGGCTAACTATTCAGCTCTTAACATGCTTTCGGAGGCAAACATACAATGGAGATCACTGTAACGGACTCggttaccatccttataattCGTGTCACTCTGGACGCAAGCATGTTGCAGTTACGCCTTATAAGACCTATTTCTTATATTTGATTtatggttttatttatatattgatttgatattatatacatagtggccatataaatattgattatgttgggctgttctattgttttatattattCTATTTGATTATTTTGAAATGAATTATTACTTGCTAGATCCCTCCCCCTGGATTAACTTCTGCCCTTGACCCAGATACGGTAACTGGTTTTCCCCAACCTTTTTTACTTGTCGGGGTTTTTTCCCGCTAAAGTTCTGCTCGGTTTGGTAGTTACCTTACTTCGTACAGACTAGTTTCCTGGAAGATCTTTTTCTTTTCCTTTCCCCTCTAGTCACTCCTATTCCCTGTGCCAGTGTTCCTTTTCAGAGTTTCTGCAGGGTATCACCCTGGCTTTATCCATTAATGCCACTTGCCCAGTTCGCTTCCGGAAATGTCCCCCTCCTCTTAGAAACTAATTAcagcagtacccttaaggggtaggttccttgcccgtcacgttcatactgcatgcccgtttctgcccacccttactgccttaatacttccagaaccgactacggaaggcgcacaaggtacaccattgatgaacaaggaaaagggatagagcccgagggcagactactgcacccatgaggtcgacacacattcctagttacagcggccagccgccgcgtttgcccttcggggttggggattccgcgccgctggccctcgcgggattgggggtgctccgccggaacccccaaagtgataagcctgcagatagctaagaaatattcccatgaattgtaattagtgtaattaaattaatgcaactttcatttactacctatggatgtagttattaattgtaattgatttctactttatcattaaggattattcattataattattccttaatactttattgttatgcactagtcaataattatttatcattcatcctaattagctatttgattcattaaaaataattgcttatcattatactattttattattatttattatataataataattaatttattatttattaatttattatttattaatttattatatattaatttattatttaccatttataaaataaacaagtccccaatctgagcacgttttcttccaacctcagaaaatgaagcttatgtttctatctttcttgagacataaaactcttacgtttattaaggaatctgcgtgaaataagcattgttttgAAATGAATATTGCGGGTTTCCAGTTCTACGAGCCATTAAGTATGCCACTTTTATACCGTTATAAATATCTTCAGTTTTACTCTAAATATTGTCCTCGAAAAGTTTTGACATATAGTTCCTGTTTCCAACATGGGCAACCATTTTGAAAACGCCATTTAAGGTTGACCCGATTGATACATGGGTCGAATTCCATTAAGGTTCAGAAcacatccactatgggagagctgtttccttcaaaaagtataatcgtgtggcattatgtttaaagaaacaattccaagcacattctttgattcaaaaacatgaaaataaatacaagtgttaattttaaatgactagatataaacaaaaataagaggttggaaaaatgatatgtagAATcaaacaaaaacattggaacgctaaggtgatgagagggtaaacaaccgccgccattttagcagcaccAGCCGGTgatgcacgagcattaagggaaaaccttgacacacactgtacctatcataaagaagaagcaccaccattgaccgccaagtgctcacatcaagtctaactctaagaaacaacactcaagccttgacgcttctcccaacatccgggggagaaaaccttcacacaaactgcacctgtcataaagaagatgaagactcaccagtgtccacagtgtccgaaggtattcacctgtCCTGGAAGtgtgaagcgtcacatgttagtgcattcaggagataaacctcacgagtgtccagagtgtgggaagaaattcagtcgtcttggCAGTATGAAGAGGCACATGATGGTGCATGCGGCTGAGaggccttttcaatgtgccgagtgtgacaaaaaaattagagaacgtggaaatataataaagcacatgttagtacattcaggtgatgCACCTAACATACAGAAGATGAAGACtcgccagtgtccacagtgtctgaaggtattcacccgtccaggatatgtgaagactcacatgtttgtgcattcaggtgagaaacctcacgagtgtccagagtgtgggaagagattcagtgagcgtggaagtatgaagactcacatgaaggtgcatgcggatgagagaccttttcaatgtgccgagtgtggcaaaaaaattagattacgtggaactataatacagcacatggtagtgcattcaggtgacaaaccacatgaatgtccagagtgtgggaagagattcagccatcgtagaagtatgaagactcacatgaaggtgcatgcggatgagagaccttttcaatgtgccgagtgtggcaaaaaatttagattacgtggaactataatacagcacatgttagtgcattcaggtgacaaaccacatgaatgtccagagtgtgggaaaggattcagtcgtcttggaagtatgaagactcacttgttagtgcattcaggtgacaagcctcacgactgtccagagtgtgggaaaggaTTCAGTCGTCCTGGAcaaatgaagaggcacaagatgatacatgcagataataggctaaacactttgagtgtgaaagataattaagagaatgttgaaggataatgaggcacataatggtatattaacttacctttaatctaacagtgtgctatcacaatgtcagttggatgttcttcagaggtaattatatttcgtttgagaaatacacttcacaatgaaaggtaaagatctgaagatattttattatattgttcttttatgaaacttaaatgaccaagcaagaactagagaagctgtcgcTAGGAAAGCTCAAAATtacttataagtatagaaatatctctttaatttagcaaaggtaaaacagggatttaaatgtttttcttcatagttatgtaaataatgtgcttcctttttttgttttctgtggaaatttatttaaaatgtaatatactctgtagctaagctatggacatttttgttgtaatattttttttttttatttagcattggagttggtgaagaagacaatctgagatgtacttaaggtgagaccatttgattggtaaggaaatgtatattaatcaaggaattttctcatcagattcatatgcaaactgatgtccatttttcattttttgtttaggcctatttatgagttctattcttgattataaatatttcacccaagagtatattgaaggctgattggcatttatagctgtcagtcaagttaatatgaaatttaaatttatattactctagaaatttatcactctaaatttaccagaaatttattactctagcctaactttatcagttatactgtactgtaattgtctgagaataatattttacccgatttacctgagggccactaacccgagtggcctcagtgagaacaggaagtcgtcggcttgttgaaggttccctccCAACCatttgccttcatgattttttccaggtatattttgaaattctgcacagttttggcagttatggctttGGTGGATAGGCAGTTCCATTGATGAATAACCCTGTTGGTGAAAatgcctgattcaaagttatattagtctgattggcaattatattagcctgactcagtttatataaaaaatttatatcaaagagatatttatttatgttgtggtgcttgtgggttctattacatctatcaatagagagtttcagatcagggttagcatttaggaacaaggttttgtattgtaaatagcacaagagaatgtgtagagcgagtgtatatgtagcatgttcagggatttaaacagagaggctaTGTGTtttttgaagacagttttattgctCTGATAGCAGATTTCCCTTGGGTGATGattggct contains:
- the LOC138372353 gene encoding uncharacterized protein; this encodes MYTFYILYKFPGNMLQAIYTEVNELKSDVKILKATLTTKETDKIIEDLIPNPIAAEGDLNVLNRKLAESSFRTKFVLLLTSVRGSDCATTVRRMMKKIGTNGLWSLYSLKGQKKKLAFLEKQELYNVILKSSINAHPQVKVEDVTFQISEVLKHAPNRPGGSRYKVK
- the LOC138372355 gene encoding zinc finger protein 32-like — protein: MKTHQCPQCPKVFTCPGSVKRHMLVHSGDKPHECPECGKKFSRLGSMKRHMMVHAAERPFQCAECDKKIRERGNIIKHMLVHSGDAPNIQKMKTRQCPQCLKVFTRPGYVKTHMFVHSDSVIKQPVIHVMLSEISLTLQAVIVT